Proteins found in one Solitalea lacus genomic segment:
- a CDS encoding IS110 family transposase translates to MNNNDYLKYGIGIDMAKAKFDACIGVINCQQSFTKLSSRQFANTPKGFVELIKWVKKQCKQPLPQLFVMEATGVYYENLAFHLNQQGEHVAVVLPNKAKKYKESLGLKSKNDSIDALGLSRMACEQALALWKAPQAGIYALRTLTRQIKNMATQITVASNQLEAVQYGMYTDKLVEKMLRQQIAFFKKQKALLLKSLEQAIAADPVLSAKFEKIHIKGLGRLAVATVVAETNGFELFHNSAQLVSYASYDVVENQSGSHRGKTKISKKGNSHIRHCLFFPALNMVRYRVSPFVQLYERIYERSRIKMKGYTAIQKKLLVMIYTLWKNDMAFDEQYHLKSIFADGEKAPSFGLENNPKAQKQVVPLKSRTTQDKHSPTGRSLPSFG, encoded by the coding sequence ATGAACAACAACGACTACTTGAAGTACGGCATTGGCATCGACATGGCCAAAGCCAAATTTGATGCTTGCATTGGGGTAATCAACTGCCAACAAAGCTTTACCAAACTGAGCAGCCGGCAATTTGCCAACACCCCGAAAGGGTTTGTGGAGTTGATAAAATGGGTTAAAAAACAATGCAAACAACCTTTACCTCAACTTTTTGTGATGGAAGCCACCGGTGTGTACTATGAAAACCTGGCTTTTCACCTTAACCAGCAAGGAGAACATGTGGCCGTAGTGCTGCCCAACAAAGCTAAAAAGTACAAAGAATCCCTGGGGCTGAAATCCAAGAACGACAGCATTGACGCCCTGGGCCTGAGCCGCATGGCTTGCGAACAGGCCTTGGCGCTGTGGAAAGCCCCGCAAGCTGGTATCTACGCCTTGCGAACGCTGACCCGGCAAATTAAAAACATGGCTACCCAGATTACCGTAGCCTCCAATCAGTTGGAAGCGGTTCAGTATGGCATGTATACCGACAAGCTGGTGGAGAAAATGCTGCGGCAACAAATCGCCTTCTTTAAAAAACAAAAGGCCCTGCTGCTCAAAAGCCTCGAGCAGGCCATTGCTGCCGACCCTGTGCTCAGCGCCAAGTTTGAAAAGATCCACATCAAGGGCTTGGGGCGATTGGCTGTGGCCACCGTGGTAGCCGAAACTAATGGCTTTGAACTCTTTCACAACAGTGCCCAGTTAGTCAGTTATGCCAGCTATGACGTGGTGGAAAACCAATCGGGCAGCCATCGGGGCAAAACCAAAATCTCCAAAAAAGGTAACAGCCACATTCGCCATTGTCTTTTTTTTCCGGCCTTGAACATGGTGCGCTACCGAGTGAGTCCTTTTGTTCAGCTGTACGAACGTATTTATGAACGCAGCCGCATCAAGATGAAGGGATATACGGCCATCCAGAAAAAACTGTTGGTAATGATTTATACGCTGTGGAAAAACGATATGGCTTTTGATGAACAGTACCATCTTAAATCCATATTCGCTGATGGGGAGAAGGCGCCTTCTTTCGGTTTAGAAAATAACCCAAAGGCTCAAAAGCAAGTAGTCCCGCTCAAAAGCAGGACTACACAAGATAAGCATTCCCCGACGGGTCGAAGTTTGCCTTCTTTCGGTTGA
- a CDS encoding type II toxin-antitoxin system RelE/ParE family toxin: MVKVNWTLQSIHDIEHIADFIALDSERYAEIQVQRFFDAVEILETQPKAGRIVPEFNNQAVREIIQGNYRIIYRIVSADLIDVLTVHHSRRLLSNNPALGREE; encoded by the coding sequence ATGGTTAAAGTAAACTGGACGCTCCAGTCAATTCATGACATTGAACATATTGCTGATTTTATTGCCCTAGACTCTGAACGATATGCCGAGATTCAGGTTCAACGTTTTTTTGATGCAGTTGAAATCCTTGAGACACAGCCAAAAGCTGGTCGTATTGTTCCAGAATTTAACAATCAAGCAGTCAGAGAAATCATTCAGGGCAATTATAGAATCATTTACCGTATTGTTTCTGCAGACCTGATTGACGTTTTAACAGTACATCACAGCAGACGACTTTTATCAAATAATCCTGCTTTGGGTCGGGAAGAGTAA
- a CDS encoding YdhR family protein, protein MHAQLITYQLKDISQAEYLKQMVEPDAPVISKVHGLISKIWLADEEKNTFGGFYLWENKTAMEDFMHSDLVKAVVSRPFVKNVSSVDFEVNQNASLITRGLK, encoded by the coding sequence ATGCACGCACAATTAATCACTTATCAATTAAAAGATATCTCCCAAGCGGAATATCTTAAGCAAATGGTAGAACCCGATGCACCAGTTATATCGAAAGTACATGGTCTTATTTCAAAAATCTGGTTGGCAGACGAAGAGAAAAATACTTTTGGAGGTTTCTATTTGTGGGAAAACAAAACTGCAATGGAGGACTTTATGCATTCTGACCTTGTAAAAGCAGTTGTAAGCCGACCGTTCGTAAAAAACGTTTCTTCGGTTGACTTTGAAGTAAATCAAAATGCTTCATTAATTACCAGGGGACTAAAATAG